A genomic region of Bombus pyrosoma isolate SC7728 linkage group LG6, ASM1482585v1, whole genome shotgun sequence contains the following coding sequences:
- the LOC122568157 gene encoding uncharacterized protein LOC122568157, which yields MSTFLTDCSPTVSSYSAYIETRFFHINCVSCFTLLQVQSPSNNVRYHVPITMEMKCVVFMYFTLFPLLLLTTEVYLHGFKGEVTTDDSLRGCAYLHCGGDDVCVHRKFRCKDPPCPSMLYCARSRTESLRGPSTCDTVHCTNGYVCMLKVRRCHWDEKCEQQIARCVTQKEYYEGPASCAGFKCPQGNHCILRESFCANPPCKLIKSCMKNKEVQHLFVKCRNLGCSSEYECFLRRPEGNCSIPLCKHTPDCVMPKENEMANERCRGWICPQRQTCSAEIVGSCETDDCNIKRTCHEVHVAAANDSASSFSRRSLKEEDEVPRNDSEILTNSDQENGVERRRIPVSWLNHLKSKTELDAIELWRKNVEEQKDFKQFQDWLQSIKEILGSGAYGDWLEEILSSRGEELRKWLQTSHGNLDAMGPILPGQERPTTLTENLYSVRGTMNISPSDDKKGIEEIESFLRERNLTHILEKILIPSRILLPPYAALEAALLNNVRESSPSPFFNYLLKYPSYVGNQFLSSRPQKIENAYDQQYLVVPVKNMKELTNFPIIDYNPSIRHYHGTISENGKVSDVRDNFSSFNVPEKQINLSSTRDELSSLWTELHKNFKKTLPKEETHSVEDSIDLSGDKRLMAKAQHFDDIPVDLLEKFLKFLNSMQFSPIENVSQTFDEKSIEEYREENLPKAPQNEKHDGDFEWSSIIHSQNNEDTFRNKNAEENANQFSFPNDDYGNFTDMIEPGVKTFFNKLDNIQPFSYSDQSNDVQSQLSFPQIDDTNNEEMDLNLFLELNRESLLPYVQTLMEMMNEENDTFDRETELNFDESSLNTSFLNSEQVSVDETNRYYNESRSSGIESSNIFLKNILNNVNDVHNSHILEEETYDQILPTNKTETASSNLKP from the exons ATGAGTACATTCCTGACCGATTGTTCTCCGACGGTCTCCAGTTACTCAGCTTATATCGAAACACGATTTTTCCATATCAATTGCGTCAGCTGCTTTACTTTACTTCAGGTGCAGTCACCATCGAACAACGTTCGCTATCATGTTCCTATCACTATGGAAATGAAATGTGTCGTGTTTATGTACTTTACACTATTTCCTCTGTTGCTATTGACCACAGAGGTTTATCTTCATGGTTTTAAAGGCGAAG TAACTACAGATGATAGTCTCAGAGGATGCGCGTATTTACATTGCGGTGGGGATGATGTCTGCGTACATCGAAAATTTCGATGTAAAGACCCTCCTTGTCCCAGTATGCTATACTGCGCGAGATCTCGAACAG AATCTCTAAGAGGACCCTCTACCTGCGATACTGTGCACTGCACCAATGGTTACGTGTGTATGTTGAAAGTTCGTCGTTGTCACTGGGACGAAA AGTGCGAGCAACAGATAGCAAGATGCGTAACCCAAAAAGAATACTACGAAGGCCCCGCTTCCTGCGCCGGGTTCAAATGTCCTCAAGGAAACCACTGCATTCTTCGGGAATCATTCTGTGCGAATCCTccttgtaaattaataaaaagctGCATGAAAAACAAAG AAGTGCAGCATTTATTCGTAAAGTGTCGAAATCTCGGTTGTTCATCAGAATACGAATGTTTCTTACGAAGACCAGAGGGTAACTGTTCGATTCCACTTTGTAAACACACACCGGATTGCGTAATGCCAAAAG AGAACGAAATGGCAAATGAACGTTGTCGTGGATGGATATGCCCACAAAGGCAAACCTGTTCCGCAGAAATTGTAGGATCTTGCGAGACAGACGactgtaatattaaaagaactTGCCATGAGGTACATGTAGCAGCAGCGAATGATTCTGCTTCATCTTTCTCAAGAAGATCTCTGAAGGAAGAGGACGAAGTCCCTCGGAATGATAGCGAG ATACTAACAAACTCGGATCAAGAAAATGGAGTTGAAAGAAGAAG AATCCCTGTCTCATGGTTAAATCATCTAAAATCGAAAACTGAATTGGACGCGATAGAACTATGGAGAAAAAATGTCGAAGAACAGAAAGATTTCAAG CAATTTCAAGATTGGCTTCAATCTATCAAGGAAATACTCGGTTCTGGTGCGTACGGTGACTGGCTAGAGGAAATTCTGTCGTCGCGTGGCGAAGAGTTGCGAAAATGGCTGCAAACATCACACGGCAATCTGGATGCCATGGGACCGATACTTCCGGGACAAGAACGACCTACTACATTGACAGAAAATCTATACTCAGTTCGCGGTACGATG aatatatcGCCATCTGACGATAAAAAAGGGATAGAAGAAATTGAGTCTTTTctgagagaaagaaatttgacGCATATTTTAGAGAAGATTCTTATACCAAGCAGAATCCTGTTACCGCCGTACGCAGCTTTAGAAGCTGCTCTGCTGAATAATGTAAGGGAATCTAGCCCTTCgccatttttcaattatcttcTGAAATATCCCTCTTACGTgggaaatcaatttttatcgtcGCGGCCACAGAAAATCGAAAATGCTTACGATCAACAGTATCTTGTGGTTCCTGTGAAAAATATGAAGGAATTAACCAATTTTCCGATTATCGATTATAATCCCAGTATACGACATTATCACGGAACGATTTCAGAAAATGGGAAAGTATCTGATGTACGGGacaatttttcctctttc AATGTTCCAGAGAAGCAGATAAATTTATCATCAACTAGAGACGAGCTATCGTCTTTGTGGACTGAACTgcacaaaaattttaaaaagactTTACCTAAAGAAGAAACGCACTCTGTTGAAGATTCCATTGATCTTTCGGGAGACAAAAGGTTGATGGCCAAGGCGCAACACTTTGATGACATCCCTGTTGATTTGTTGGAGAAGTTTCTTAAGTTTCTTAACTCTATGCAGTTCTCTCCGATTGAAAATGTGTCACAGACTTTTGATGAAAAATCTATCGAAGAATATCGCGAAGAA AATTTACCTAAAGCTCCGCAAAATGAGAAACACGATGGAGACTTCGAGTGGAGTTCGATAATTCATAGTCAAAATAATGAAGATACATTTAGGAATAAAAATGCTGAAGAGAATGCAAACCAATTTTCTTTCCCTAATGATGACTATGGAAATTTCACAGACATGATCGAACCAGGTGTTAAGACgttctttaataaattag aTAACATTCAACCTTTCAGTTATTCAGATCAGTCGAATGATGTCCAATCACAGTTATCATTCCCACAAATCGACGATACAAACAACGAAGAAATGGATTTAAATCTTTTCCTTGAACTGAACAGAGAAAGTCTCTTACCTTACGTACAAACCCTGATGGAAATGATGAATGAGGAGAATGATACTTTCGATAGAGAAACAGAATTGAATTTCGACGAAAGTTCACTAAACACGTCCTTCCTAAATAGTGAACAAGTTAGTGTTGATGAAACTAACAGATACTATAACGAATCAAGATCTTCGGGGATTGAatcaagtaatatttttctgaaaaatattctaaataatgtGAATGATGTTCATAATTCACATATcttagaagaagaaacataTGACCAGATTTTGCCTACGAATAAAACAGAAACAGCTTCATCGAATTTAAAACCATAA